DNA sequence from the Trichocoleus desertorum ATA4-8-CV12 genome:
GCTAATGCTGCAATTGTTTAAGCAAAAAGACTCTGCTGCTAGCCGCCAGCAATTACACGTTTTGTGCGATCGCTTGTTGCAACTAGGCAAAGGAATCAATGCTTGGCAGAACTTAGTCCAAACGGCTCAAGCTGCGATCGCCAATTCCCAAAACTCCTATCAAGTCCTAGCCCCCCTGGTGATCAAGGAGTTAAAGGAAGCAAGTGCTTTAGTACAAACAGGCCGCGCTGATGAAGTGGCACCTAGTCAAAAACTACTACGTCTCACTAGCGCTCCAGAGCCAGTCCGGCGTGCACCTAAGCCTACCCCTGAGCCAACCTCTACAGCAATGTTCATGGAGCCAAGGCTTACTGCCAAAGCACTCATTCAAGCTTTTAACAAACAGCAACTGGTTGAAATCGCTGAGCTTTTGCTGAAAGCTGCTAAATAACCTTCCTAATTTAATTTGACTTACAGTTGTAGGGTTTAATCTAGATTTAGGTTAAACCTTTTTTATTGATTTTCTGGTGGCTCAATTCGGCGATCAACATTGAGACTTTCATAGAAGAAAGGGGGGACGATCGCCATAGAGCAGTCACTCTAAAGACGAGCAATTAAGAACTCGATCGCCAATTACTATGAATGGGAAACAAAAAAGCGATCGCTGAGGGCGTGGAGGGATGCAGTGGTGACAGTGGGATTTATTGGCACAGGATTAATGGGCTTGCCGATGGCGGAGCGGCTACTGGCGGTTAATCTATCGGTCATTGCTTACAACCGTACTTCAGCGAAACTGGAACCGTTAAAAAATGCTGGGGTGGCGATCGCTCAGTCTCCAGTCAAGGTCTTGCAGGAAGCAGAATGTGTGTTGCTGATGCTGGCAGACGCTACTGCTATTCGGGCTGTCCTGTTGTCACCAGAAGCTCGCTCAGCGCTGACAGGACGTACCATCATTCAAATGGGTACGATCGCACCTTCTGAGAGTTGCGCGATCGCCGCAGAAGTTGAGGCTGCGGGAGCAGATTACTTGGAAGCACCGGTGTTGGGCAGCATTCCAGAGGCGCAGGCAGGCAAACTGATTGTAATGGTAGGGAGTTCACCAGAGCAATTCCAACGCTGGCTGAGTCTTTTACAACAACTGGGGCCAGAGCCGCAACTAATCGGTGAGGTGGGAAGTGCAGCAGCCCTCAAGCTAGCGCTAAATCAATTAATTGGCTCTCTGACAACGGCTTTCGCCTTGAGTCTGGGTTTTGTCATACGCCAAGGTGTTGACGTAGAAACCTTCATGAATATTCTGCGAAATAGCGCTTTATATACTCCTACATTCGACAAAAAGTTGCAACGAATGGTGGAACGTAACTATGCTAATCCCAATTTCCCCACTAAACATTTGCTGAAAGATATGAACTTGTTTTTGGGAGAAGCTCAATCATTGGGGTTGAATGCCAATAGTTTAGAGGGAGTTCAAGCGATTTTGGAGATGGCTCAAAAGCTGAATTTGGCGGAAGCAGACTACTCAGCCCTCTTCTCTGCGGTGAGCCCAGAAGACTAACCCAGGAAACTACGGCGATCGCTCACTTTCATTTGGCTGATGTTTGACCCAATAGACTGCCAGCTATCTACGCCATCGGTCAAACTGATCTTCGGAACAACCATTGATATAGGCATTGGAAACCCAGCCATTGAGGGCGCGTACACGCTCAGTGGTTGGGTCTTCAACTCCCACAATCTTGACCCAATTACCTTGCCGATTAAGCGCCCTTACTATACGAGCACGATTGAGCTGGGTCAATACAGGATAGTTGGTGCTAGGCCCACGCCGAATATTGACCTGGTTAGCCGTAATGAATGAGCAAACTGCTGGGTTAGAGTTGCCTACCTCAATCCGAGCCAAATACCTTAGAACTCTTTCCTCAACCCGTTTTCCATTAGGAAATTCAACTGCTAGTACAGGATTAGGAATTTGAGACATAGGCATCTGCAAAACATAGGTATATCCGTTGTTTGTAAACTCGAAGTAGCGCATTTGCCGAGGATCATAATTGACTGCTTCTAGATTCAATCCTTGGCTACCATCTCTTGTGCGGCTCCGGTAGAAGCGTGGAGCAGTTGGGTCACCTTCAGTCCCACAAATGTAGACTAGATAGTTTTTAGTTTCCGCATAGGCTAGAGTACCTCCAGTCCCTCGACCGCAGGTAATATCCCCTTCAATTTCGCTTAAATTGCCAACTCTTAGCTGGGCGATCGCCGGCAAACTGGCAAATGCAACAGCAAGAACGGCAATGGGAACCGACCATAAAGCGATAAATTTCTTAAGGTTCAGCATATGTCAAATACCATTTAAGTTGCTTTTTCAACTAATTCTATCAGGTCTAGCATTTAGCATCTTCTTAAGGAAATTTATCTTTAGTTTTTCTTCTTAGCTTTTCTCCATTCAAGCCAAGGATCTACTTAAAAAACGTGAAAAAACGTATTCAATTCAAAACCAAAACTAATAAATTCATTGACGTTTTGACCAAATAAATAAGTGTTCGAATCAATGATTTACCTTACTTTTTGCAACTCATTCATGACTTTAATTCAAGCTTCTTTAAAAACTTTTTAAGAAAAAATGAAATATGAGCCATAAGCCGTCGCGGAAGCAATGGAGTCTAGGATTCAAGCTAGCTATTCTGTTAGTTGTAATTGTGATCTCTGTTTTGGCAATTCAGTCTTTGAATCTTCAAGTTTGGTTGCCTGTAGCCCTAGGGCGAGTTGAGAGTTTAGGAGTCTGGGCACCGATCGCCTTTATGGGCATTTATGTAGCAGCAACTCTATGCTTGATTCCAGGTTCACTCTTGACTATAGGAGCAGGAGTTTTATTTGGAGTTTTATTAGGCTCAATTTATACGTTTGTGGGAGCTAGTTTAGGGGCGATCGCCGCCTTCTGCGTGAGTAGATACATAGTACGAAAATGGGCACAAAAATGGATAACCAAGCAGATCGAAGGAAGTGAAAAGTTTCAAGCAGTGAATCAAGCCGTAGCGAGAGAGGGCTTCAGGATTGTACTGCTAACTCGGCTCTCCCCAGTCTTACCGTTTACCTGGTTGAATTATGCGTTTGGTCTCAGTCAGGTATCTTTGCGAGATTATGCCCTAGGCTGCTTAGGCATGATTCCTGCCACTGTTATGTATGTCTACATCGGTTCACTATTGGGTGACTTAGCTGCATTGGTGAGTGGTGTTACAGCGCGATCGCGGACTTTGGCTGAAGTGATACTCCTAAGTGTAGGCCTAGTTGCAACGGTGGTTGTCACTCTCTACATCACTCAAATTGCCCGAAAAGCCTTAGAGGAAAAAGCCTTATGAAGGAGAACTCTCATGTCCCATGCCAGCGTTGAACCCGTAACCGTGCTGCCTGAGGATGCATACAACCAAGCTTTAGTAGAGCAGGTACACCCTCCTAATTGGGAGAATCCACAACCCGCTGCTAGTTATAACTTGGTCGTCATTGGTGGTGGAACAGCAGGACTAGTAGCGGCGGCTGGGGCGGCTGGTTTAGGGGCCAAAGTAGCACTAGTCGAAAAGCACTTGATGGGGGGAGATTGCCTAAATGTAGGCTGTGTCCCTTCTAAATGCATGATTCGCTCTGCACGTGTGGTAGCAGATCTCAAAGCAGCAGAACAATATGGTATCCACGTACCAGAGGATGTAGAAGTTAATTTTTCTGGAGTGATGGAGCGGTTGAGACGGCTCCGGGCGGAAATTAGCCCTCACGATTCAGCTCAACGCTTTCAGGAACTGGGAGTAGATGTGTTTCTCGGAGCAGCTAAGTTTGCAGATGCTAATAGCATAGAAGTGGCAGGCCAAACTCTACGGTTTAAGCAGGCAGTGATTGCTACAGGCACTCGTCCCATCGAACCCGCAATTCCGGGCTTAGCCGAAGCAGGTTATTTGACCAATGAAAATGTTTTCTCCTTGACTCAGCGCCCACAGCGTTTAGCAGTGGTAGGTGGTGGCCCTATTGGTTGTGAGCTAGCCCAAACCTTTCGACGCTTAGGTTCTGAGGTGGTGTTGTTCCACAAGCATTCTCACCTACTCGATCGCGAGGACGAGAGTGCATCTGAGATTATTCAACGCACCTTTATTGCTGAGGGCGTTCAGTTGGTCTTATCAGCTCAAGTTCAACGAGTTGAAGCAGCTGATGGAGGTAAGGTAATCCATTACGAAAGTGAGGGCCAAGCGGGTTCGCTCATGGTAGATGAAATCTTAGTGGGGGCGGGGCGCGTTCCCAATGTGGAGGGCTTGGAGTTGGAGCGCGTGGGTGTGAAGTATGACCAGCATCAAGGCGTGTGGGTGAATGACCACCTCCAAACCACTAATTCTCGTATTTATGCCGCAGGCGATATTTGTATGGATTGGAAATTTACCCATGCGGCTGATGCAGCGGCCCGAATCGTGATTCAGAACGCTCTATTCTTGGGACGCAAAAAGCTGAGTTCGCTCACCATGCCCTGGGTAACTTACACTGACCCAGAAATCGCTCATGTGGGTTTGTACGAGCAGCAGGCCCAAGCTCAAGGTATTAAGCTCGATACGTACTTAGTGCCTTTAGAAGAAGTCGATCGCGCGATCGCAGATGGTGAAACCGCAGGATTTGCCAAAATCCACGTCAAGCACGGTAGTGACAAAATTGTGGGCGCAACCATCGTGGCTCGCCATGCGGGAGAGATGATTAGTGAGGTGACCTTGGCAATGGTGGGAAACTTGGGGCTAAAGGCGATCGCCACAACCATTCATCCCTATCCCACCCAAGCAGAGGTAATTCGCAAAGTTGCAGATGCTTATAACCGTACCCGCTTGACTCCGACGGTCAAAAAACTTTTTTCTACCTGGCTGGCTTGGCGACGCTAATAAATTAGAGCACAAAAAATTTAGGGCGCAAATGTCTGCGCCCCGAAGGTATGTAGCTATCCCTGAAATTCTAAATCAGCAGCTTTCAACTCACTTGAATTACTGCTTAGAAGCATCTGGCTTAGTAGTTGCATCGGTGCTAGCAGCAGAAGCGTCTTGAGCCGCATCCTTAGCAGTATCAGCAGCCTTGTCAGCATCTTGAGCCGCATCCTTAGCAGTATCAGCCGCCTTGTCAGCATCTTGAGCTGCTTTGTCAGCTTCAGCAGGATTCGCAGTAGTATCAGCCGTACCAGCAGCAGGGCTAGCTTCAGTTGCAGCGCCATCCGTGCTAGGAGTGGTGGTGTTAGTTTCTGAGGAGCAGCCGATCAGAGCGCCAAAACTGAGGGTAGCAACAGCGGCTAAAGTGGCTAGGTACTTAGCTTTCATAAAACTTTCCAACGAGTTAGGACAGAAGTGCGATCGCCCTAGGCAGGACCGGGCTTAGCTATTATTAAGGCCTACAAGAATGAGTTTTCGCTGAGAAGCAGGTGGGTATCTGCTAAGAAAAAAGCGTAGGAGAGCAATATGGGGTTTTACTCGGCAGTGATTTTTCCTCAACTACTAGATTGGGGCATGTCTCACCCAGCTTTGGCGCAGTATCGCCAAGAACTACTCGCTGAGGTG
Encoded proteins:
- a CDS encoding NAD(P)-dependent oxidoreductase translates to MVTVGFIGTGLMGLPMAERLLAVNLSVIAYNRTSAKLEPLKNAGVAIAQSPVKVLQEAECVLLMLADATAIRAVLLSPEARSALTGRTIIQMGTIAPSESCAIAAEVEAAGADYLEAPVLGSIPEAQAGKLIVMVGSSPEQFQRWLSLLQQLGPEPQLIGEVGSAAALKLALNQLIGSLTTAFALSLGFVIRQGVDVETFMNILRNSALYTPTFDKKLQRMVERNYANPNFPTKHLLKDMNLFLGEAQSLGLNANSLEGVQAILEMAQKLNLAEADYSALFSAVSPED
- a CDS encoding SH3 domain-containing protein; translation: MLNLKKFIALWSVPIAVLAVAFASLPAIAQLRVGNLSEIEGDITCGRGTGGTLAYAETKNYLVYICGTEGDPTAPRFYRSRTRDGSQGLNLEAVNYDPRQMRYFEFTNNGYTYVLQMPMSQIPNPVLAVEFPNGKRVEERVLRYLARIEVGNSNPAVCSFITANQVNIRRGPSTNYPVLTQLNRARIVRALNRQGNWVKIVGVEDPTTERVRALNGWVSNAYINGCSEDQFDRWRR
- a CDS encoding TVP38/TMEM64 family protein, with amino-acid sequence MSHKPSRKQWSLGFKLAILLVVIVISVLAIQSLNLQVWLPVALGRVESLGVWAPIAFMGIYVAATLCLIPGSLLTIGAGVLFGVLLGSIYTFVGASLGAIAAFCVSRYIVRKWAQKWITKQIEGSEKFQAVNQAVAREGFRIVLLTRLSPVLPFTWLNYAFGLSQVSLRDYALGCLGMIPATVMYVYIGSLLGDLAALVSGVTARSRTLAEVILLSVGLVATVVVTLYITQIARKALEEKAL
- a CDS encoding mercuric reductase encodes the protein MSHASVEPVTVLPEDAYNQALVEQVHPPNWENPQPAASYNLVVIGGGTAGLVAAAGAAGLGAKVALVEKHLMGGDCLNVGCVPSKCMIRSARVVADLKAAEQYGIHVPEDVEVNFSGVMERLRRLRAEISPHDSAQRFQELGVDVFLGAAKFADANSIEVAGQTLRFKQAVIATGTRPIEPAIPGLAEAGYLTNENVFSLTQRPQRLAVVGGGPIGCELAQTFRRLGSEVVLFHKHSHLLDREDESASEIIQRTFIAEGVQLVLSAQVQRVEAADGGKVIHYESEGQAGSLMVDEILVGAGRVPNVEGLELERVGVKYDQHQGVWVNDHLQTTNSRIYAAGDICMDWKFTHAADAAARIVIQNALFLGRKKLSSLTMPWVTYTDPEIAHVGLYEQQAQAQGIKLDTYLVPLEEVDRAIADGETAGFAKIHVKHGSDKIVGATIVARHAGEMISEVTLAMVGNLGLKAIATTIHPYPTQAEVIRKVADAYNRTRLTPTVKKLFSTWLAWRR